Proteins from a genomic interval of Plasmodium reichenowi strain SY57 chromosome 11, whole genome shotgun sequence:
- a CDS encoding hypothetical protein (conserved Plasmodium protein, unknown function~transcript variant 1; alternatively spliced) codes for MNNSYDKSNVEGSTVNEDTEHKENLSYKINEELYYSGVKHIHSSNIDEIQNDDGNVVFPCDTNHAQINCEKINDNGNVDYTNEYNMSNVEMNGGNYMNKENINMEKKVCGEYENVNIFHNDNPMNNSVNIIENENILLRNEYKEWKKPPNNRMNNNIGNNGGSTTSSHNNKKKKKNVTFSDDNMYNISYRDVNNNLINYYMDMNNTNNLLNENKCMTNVNNVNNVNNVNNVNNVNNMNNVNNVNNVNNVNNVNNVNNVNNIPNGYYNNEFKTGNYQIVMNHMNDHMNYVNNTDINGKGRYNIISLKQNNSNNNVKKLNNNYIEYDINNNSGIYEGCENNNIYNNKNNYLNSYIGNINEDDNNGNNINNNFVVKYLKDLDKIYQLKKHNKKLDNHKNVNNYYNMLDLLYNSCKKKKNLNDKRIRALLYIFKYIKNLEKKKEHNNEDIFDIKTLKRLNKQVDLYIDLLEKRKYKEDMHIELKQEKMNTNRNMNNNNDNNDDDYNDNNNNNNNNKMNYRKFKHFTDSYAHNKFINNIMKKKCDLFFKSNRNNINVQSPEQNFYFNHSLKKVNYINNLLVYIHFIVFKYITLYSINEWNVLLFKDIDAYNVCGINKDQSLNKTSASIVSPDNMGDVNNVIEDDNKGDHPNNNNNNNNNNNNNNNSNNNNNHVNKDDTNGEGAISAQINDQNGLAQNKSTCEIPLMGNFHLDDYKIEKLNPLNMNENNTIDINYYEYVIEPFDFLFYDQVYNEIYNYLEMLKNQSLFQNDENNNNNNNNNNNNFSGYNNCGDGNSQYIRQLPFQYYEFMEILTKEVINVRDLIYRNKYVRYLFYYIYRNNKNNLLEGINKIFFLEKNKVLLYKIQTKLRYNIFVTRFLENNGLSTTNEEEKEKQKKISFVEAKNKLFDSMFNEYNIYYNEYMKNVEKYNLVKKNVFNIEEKKFTYIKKKINIYSDYFEHMKKKLAVENYIPHERFEEKIDEHQIGMNNDNNDDNDDNDNDDNNNNDNNNDNNNNNNNDNNDDNDDNNNNDNNDDNNNNDNNDDNNNNDVFKNINLVEYEKEKIEFDVPFNYVEFLYDRNYALIINSEKNNSRKLKAAYIVNKNLKNKENILIITSILNIMKWKSLFFTFSNITIYKNEENIIENKVEHRNNNLIICIDFLPKTLNVTCDIIILDMCHFNIINQISILNELCFLNYKKKILIFNNICDNWNFISSLFLLNNPFFNKCFFDNIQMNYSEDDKKSINNMMLDFIFHFCILNKQKNVFLIKDQIKEQNINLNIKDDEQYDICKNNDNNNDDKLLQLNNEKEIKKKANLFFILTYMSGVQKCIYDHADEKHKRDTCIHPLLLLNEDLFLLKDFNISEKFEILKNIIKKCILIKKKIVICYSGDEKILKLIKILLHLYGLNDFNAITYFTLPNNNQEQKENSNNLDIYDVSIIINDHISFLKYFKNVDITCYFLISTFTKEEDELLQLYGHEMKELYFYKKKKQEIMKSNKSHRDSFYRYYLNNLISDTDEQFLMFNIIDQKEKIYCNVNYNEMVLPTCFVSSISDPHQATQYSEHWKDIKDAHNFWNFNTFSKNKINFYLNRKNTIYDKYENVVSPISEESIAPPQIYYYLENPMKERNVFNGCISVALEDIIQELNRKKELNDFDEMKKNVLLNIQQKANKKHFTSVRKVEKILSKFLEENKSKSFDQFLKGCEAYGQIISKCKEKLFVTFNKTYNVQFKNFEDFWCDDEKKRKEKWKKLWDMNEKNEYEKESNLLFNVCNEKSDLTDFSKSSSFDKSKGDANLNEKKNFRIRLSSQLLEEKDLDQLYHGNKKVCLLNDSTEKDKKTCLYNERKEE; via the exons ATGAATAATTCCTATGATAAGTCAAATGTAGAAGGTTCAACAGTAAATGAAGATACTGAAcataaagaaaatttatcatataaaataaatgaggaattatattattcagGTGTTAAACATATCCATAGCTCTAATATTGATGAGATTCAAAATGATGATGGCAATGTTGTGTTTCCATGTGATACTAATCATGCACAAATAAATtgtgaaaaaataaatgataatggGAATGTAGACTATACgaatgaatataatatgagTAATGTAGAGATGAATGGAGgtaattatatgaataaagaaaatataaatatggaAAAGAAAGTTTGTGGTGAGTATGAAAATgtgaatatttttcataatgATAATCCTATGAACAATTCtgttaatattatagaaaatgaaaatatattattaagaaATGAATATAAGGAATGGAAAAAACCTCCTAACAATAGgatgaataataatataggTAATAATGGTGGTAGTACTACAAGTAgtcataataataaaaagaagaaaaaaaatgttacgtttagtgatgataatatgtataatataagtTATAGAGATGTAAATAACAATTTgattaattattatatggatatgaataatactaataatttattaaatgaaaataaatgtatgacaaatgtgaataatgtgaataatgtgaataatgtgaataatgtgaataatgtgaataatatgaacaatgtgaataatgtgaataatgtaaataatgtgaataatgtgaataatgtgaataatgtgaataatataCCTAATGGATATTATAACAATGAATTTAAAACAGGGAATTATCAAATTGTCATGAACCATATGAATGATCATATGAACTATGTGAATAACACAGATATAAATGGTAAGGGAAggtataatataataagcTTAAAACAAAACAACTCAAACAATAATGTAAAGAAGctaaataataattatattgaatatgatataaacaataattCTGGCATCTATGAAGGTTGTGAgaataataacatatataataataaaaataattatttgaattCATATATAGGAAATATAAACGAAGATGATAACAATGggaataatataaataacaattttgttgttaaatatttaaaagatttaGACAAAATTTATCAACttaaaaaacataataagAAATTAGATAACCACAAAAATGTAaacaattattataatatgttagatttattatataattcttgtaagaaaaaaaaaaatttaaatgataaaagaataagggctctattatatatattcaaatatattaaaaatttagaaaaaaaaaaagagcACAATAATGAAGACATATTTGATATAAAGACACTAAAAAGATTAAACAAGCAGGTggatttatatattgacTTGTTAGAAAAAAGGAAGTATAAAGAAGATATGCATATAGAATtaaaacaagaaaaaatgaacacAAACAGGAACatgaacaataataatgataataatgatgatgattataatgataataataataataataataataataaaatgaattatcGCAAATTTAAACATTTCACTGACTCATATGCACacaataaatttataaataatattatgaagaaaaaatgtgatttattttttaaatctaatcgtaataatattaatgttCAATCTCCAGAACAAAATTTCTATTTCAATCATTCACTGAAAAAAgttaattatataaataatttgttGGTGTATATACACTTTATAgtatttaaatatatcacGCTTTATTCCATAAATGAATGGAACGTCTTATTGTTCAAGGATATTGATGCTTATAATGTTTGTGGGATTAATAAGGATCAAAGTTTAAATAAGACATCGGCGAGCATAGTATCACCTGACAATATGGGAGATGTGAATAATGTAATTGAGGATGATAATAAAGGTGACCATcctaataataataataataataataacaacaacaacaacaacaacaacagCAACAACAATAACAATCATGTTAATAAGGATGATACTAATGGGGAGGGTGCTATAAGTGCACAAATAAATGATCAGAATGGTTTAGCACAAAATAAGAGCACATGTGAAATTCCCTTGATGGGCAATTTCCATTTAGATGATTATAAAATAGAAAAGTTGAACCCTCttaatatgaatgaaaataatacaatagatataaattattatgaatatgtAATTGAACCGtttgattttttattttatgacCAGGTTTATAACGagatatataattatttagaAATGTTAAAAAATCAAAGTTTATTTCAAAACGATgaaaacaataataataataataataataataataacaactTTAGTggttataataattgtgGTGATGGTAATTCTCAATATATAAGACAGTTACCTTTTCAGTATTACGAATTTATGGAAATTTTAACAAAAGAAGTTATAAATGTACGTGATTTAATTTATcgtaataaatatgtaagatatcttttttattacatttatagaaacaataaaaataatttactAGAAGgtataaacaaaatattttttttagaaaagaataaagtgttattatataaaatacaaaCAAAATTAAGATACAACATTTTTGTGACGCGCTTTTTAGAAAACAATGGTTTGTCTACAACAAATGAAgaggaaaaagaaaagcaaaaaaaaatcagCTTTGTAGAAGCAAAgaataaattatttgaCAGTATGtttaatgaatataatatatattataatgagtatatgaaaaatgttgaaaaatataatttggttaaaaagaatgtttttaatattgaggaaaaaaaatttacctatataaaaaaaaaaattaatatatattcggattattttgaacatatgaaaaaaaagttgGCTgtagaaaattatattccACATGAACGTTTTGAGGAAAAGATTGATGAGCACCAAATTGGAAtgaataatgataataatgatgataatgatgataatgataatgatgataataataataatgataataataatgataataataataataataataatgataataatgatgataatgatgataataataataatgataataatgatgataataataataatgataataatgatgataataataataatgatgtgtttaaaaatattaatttggTAGAATAtgagaaagaaaaaattgaaTTTGATGTACCCTTCAATTATGTCGAATTTTTATACGATAGGAATTATGCgttaattataaatagtgaaaaaaacaattctagaaaattaaaagctgcatatatagtaaataagaatttaaaaaataaagaaaatattttaataataacatctatattaaatataatgaaatggaaaagtttgttttttacatttagtaatataacaatatataaaaatgaagaaaatataattgaGAATAAGGTAGAAcatagaaataataatttaattatatgtatagaTTTTTTGCCTAAAACTTTGAATGTTACATgtgatattattatattagaTATGTgtcattttaatataataaatcaaatTAGTATATTGAATGAATTGtgttttttaaattataaaaaaaaaatattaatatttaataatatatgtgataATTGGAATTTTATATCGTCCttatttttgttaaataatccattttttaataaatgtttttttgataatatCCAGATGAATTATAGTGAAGATGATAAGaaaagtataaataatatgatgttagattttatttttcatttttgtattttgaataaacaaaagaatgtatttttaataaaagatcaaataaaagaacaaaatataaatcttaatataaaagatgatgaacaatatgatatttgtaaaaataatgataataataatgatgataaattattacaattaaataatgaaaaagaaataaaaaaaaaggcaaatttgttttttatattaacatatatgaGTGGTGTacaaaaatgtatatatgatCATGCTGATGAAAAACATAAAAGAGATACATGTATACAtccattattattgttaaaTGAAGACTTATTTTTACTAAAagattttaatatttcagaaaaatttgaaatattaaaaaatattataaaaaaatgtatcttaataaaaaagaaaattgtCATATGTTATTCTGGagatgaaaaaatattgaaacttataaaaatattattacatttatatgGATTAAATGATTTTAATGCAATTACATATTTTACATTACCTAACAATAATCaagaacaaaaagaaaattcaaataatctagatatatatgatgtatccataataattaatgaTCATATATCCTtcttaaaatatttcaaaaatgtagatataacatgttattttttaatatccACATTTACCAAGGAAGAAGATGaattattacaattataTGGTCATGAAATGaaagaattatatttttataaaaaaaaaaaacaagaaaTAATGAAATCAAATAAATCACATAGAGATTCCTTTTATagatattatttaaataatctTATATCTGATACTGATGAACAATTCTTAAtgtttaatattattgatcaaaaggaaaaaatatattgtaatGTTAATTACAACGAGATGGTCTTACCTACATGTTTTGTTTCCTCTATTTCGGACCCCCACCAGGCCACTCAATATTCCG AACACTGGAAGGATATAAAGGATGCTCATAACTTCTGGAACTTTAACACGTTTAgtaaaaacaaaataaatttttacttgaacagaaaaaatacaatatatgataaatatgaaaatgtGGTAAGTCCAATATCGGAGGAATCAATAGCACCGCCACag atttattattatttggaAAATCCCATGAAGGAGAGAAATGTTTTCAATGGTTGCATATCCGTAGCATTAGAAGACATAATCCAAGAATTGAATAGAAAAAAGGAACTTAACGATTTCgatgaaatgaaaaaaaatgttttattaaatatacaGCAGAAAGCtaataaaaaacatttCACTTCTGTTCGTAAAGTCGAAAAAATTTTATCCAAATTTttagaagaaaataaaagtaaatCCTTTGATCAGTTTTTAAAG GGTTGTGAAGCATACGGACAGATTATAAGCAAGTGcaaagaaaaattatttgttaCCTTCAACAAAACATACAACGTCCAATTTAAAAACTTTGAAGATTTCTGGTGTGAtgatgaaaagaaaagaaaagaaaagtggaaaaaattatgggatatgaatgaaaaaaatgaatatgaGAAGGAAAGCAATTTATTGTTCAATGTGTGTAATGAAAAAAGTGATTTAACTGATTTTTCTAAGAGTAGTAGTTTTGATAAATCAAAAGGTGATGCAAATTTAAAcgaaaagaaaaattttaGAATAAGATTATCATCACAATTattagaagaaaaagatcTGGATCAATTATATCATGGAAACAAAAAAGTATGTTTGTTAAATGATTCTACtgaaaaagataaaaagaCATGTTTATACAATGAAAGAAAAGAGgaatga
- a CDS encoding hypothetical protein (conserved Plasmodium protein, unknown function~transcript variant 2; alternatively spliced) has protein sequence MNNSYDKSNVEGSTVNEDTEHKENLSYKINEELYYSGVKHIHSSNIDEIQNDDGNVVFPCDTNHAQINCEKINDNGNVDYTNEYNMSNVEMNGGNYMNKENINMEKKVCGEYENVNIFHNDNPMNNSVNIIENENILLRNEYKEWKKPPNNRMNNNIGNNGGSTTSSHNNKKKKKNVTFSDDNMYNISYRDVNNNLINYYMDMNNTNNLLNENKCMTNVNNVNNVNNVNNVNNVNNMNNVNNVNNVNNVNNVNNVNNVNNIPNGYYNNEFKTGNYQIVMNHMNDHMNYVNNTDINGKGRYNIISLKQNNSNNNVKKLNNNYIEYDINNNSGIYEGCENNNIYNNKNNYLNSYIGNINEDDNNGNNINNNFVVKYLKDLDKIYQLKKHNKKLDNHKNVNNYYNMLDLLYNSCKKKKNLNDKRIRALLYIFKYIKNLEKKKEHNNEDIFDIKTLKRLNKQVDLYIDLLEKRKYKEDMHIELKQEKMNTNRNMNNNNDNNDDDYNDNNNNNNNNKMNYRKFKHFTDSYAHNKFINNIMKKKCDLFFKSNRNNINVQSPEQNFYFNHSLKKVNYINNLLVYIHFIVFKYITLYSINEWNVLLFKDIDAYNVCGINKDQSLNKTSASIVSPDNMGDVNNVIEDDNKGDHPNNNNNNNNNNNNNNNSNNNNNHVNKDDTNGEGAISAQINDQNGLAQNKSTCEIPLMGNFHLDDYKIEKLNPLNMNENNTIDINYYEYVIEPFDFLFYDQVYNEIYNYLEMLKNQSLFQNDENNNNNNNNNNNNFSGYNNCGDGNSQYIRQLPFQYYEFMEILTKEVINVRDLIYRNKYVRYLFYYIYRNNKNNLLEGINKIFFLEKNKVLLYKIQTKLRYNIFVTRFLENNGLSTTNEEEKEKQKKISFVEAKNKLFDSMFNEYNIYYNEYMKNVEKYNLVKKNVFNIEEKKFTYIKKKINIYSDYFEHMKKKLAVENYIPHERFEEKIDEHQIGMNNDNNDDNDDNDNDDNNNNDNNNDNNNNNNNDNNDDNDDNNNNDNNDDNNNNDNNDDNNNNDVFKNINLVEYEKEKIEFDVPFNYVEFLYDRNYALIINSEKNNSRKLKAAYIVNKNLKNKENILIITSILNIMKWKSLFFTFSNITIYKNEENIIENKVEHRNNNLIICIDFLPKTLNVTCDIIILDMCHFNIINQISILNELCFLNYKKKILIFNNICDNWNFISSLFLLNNPFFNKCFFDNIQMNYSEDDKKSINNMMLDFIFHFCILNKQKNVFLIKDQIKEQNINLNIKDDEQYDICKNNDNNNDDKLLQLNNEKEIKKKANLFFILTYMSGVQKCIYDHADEKHKRDTCIHPLLLLNEDLFLLKDFNISEKFEILKNIIKKCILIKKKIVICYSGDEKILKLIKILLHLYGLNDFNAITYFTLPNNNQEQKENSNNLDIYDVSIIINDHISFLKYFKNVDITCYFLISTFTKEEDELLQLYGHEMKELYFYKKKKQEIMKSNKSHRDSFYRYYLNNLISDTDEQFLMFNIIDQKEKIYCNVNYNEMVLPTCFVSSISDPHQATQYSEHWKDIKDAHNFWNFNTFSKNKINFYLNRKNTIYDKYENVIYYYLENPMKERNVFNGCISVALEDIIQELNRKKELNDFDEMKKNVLLNIQQKANKKHFTSVRKVEKILSKFLEENKSKSFDQFLKGCEAYGQIISKCKEKLFVTFNKTYNVQFKNFEDFWCDDEKKRKEKWKKLWDMNEKNEYEKESNLLFNVCNEKSDLTDFSKSSSFDKSKGDANLNEKKNFRIRLSSQLLEEKDLDQLYHGNKKVCLLNDSTEKDKKTCLYNERKEE, from the exons ATGAATAATTCCTATGATAAGTCAAATGTAGAAGGTTCAACAGTAAATGAAGATACTGAAcataaagaaaatttatcatataaaataaatgaggaattatattattcagGTGTTAAACATATCCATAGCTCTAATATTGATGAGATTCAAAATGATGATGGCAATGTTGTGTTTCCATGTGATACTAATCATGCACAAATAAATtgtgaaaaaataaatgataatggGAATGTAGACTATACgaatgaatataatatgagTAATGTAGAGATGAATGGAGgtaattatatgaataaagaaaatataaatatggaAAAGAAAGTTTGTGGTGAGTATGAAAATgtgaatatttttcataatgATAATCCTATGAACAATTCtgttaatattatagaaaatgaaaatatattattaagaaATGAATATAAGGAATGGAAAAAACCTCCTAACAATAGgatgaataataatataggTAATAATGGTGGTAGTACTACAAGTAgtcataataataaaaagaagaaaaaaaatgttacgtttagtgatgataatatgtataatataagtTATAGAGATGTAAATAACAATTTgattaattattatatggatatgaataatactaataatttattaaatgaaaataaatgtatgacaaatgtgaataatgtgaataatgtgaataatgtgaataatgtgaataatgtgaataatatgaacaatgtgaataatgtgaataatgtaaataatgtgaataatgtgaataatgtgaataatgtgaataatataCCTAATGGATATTATAACAATGAATTTAAAACAGGGAATTATCAAATTGTCATGAACCATATGAATGATCATATGAACTATGTGAATAACACAGATATAAATGGTAAGGGAAggtataatataataagcTTAAAACAAAACAACTCAAACAATAATGTAAAGAAGctaaataataattatattgaatatgatataaacaataattCTGGCATCTATGAAGGTTGTGAgaataataacatatataataataaaaataattatttgaattCATATATAGGAAATATAAACGAAGATGATAACAATGggaataatataaataacaattttgttgttaaatatttaaaagatttaGACAAAATTTATCAACttaaaaaacataataagAAATTAGATAACCACAAAAATGTAaacaattattataatatgttagatttattatataattcttgtaagaaaaaaaaaaatttaaatgataaaagaataagggctctattatatatattcaaatatattaaaaatttagaaaaaaaaaaagagcACAATAATGAAGACATATTTGATATAAAGACACTAAAAAGATTAAACAAGCAGGTggatttatatattgacTTGTTAGAAAAAAGGAAGTATAAAGAAGATATGCATATAGAATtaaaacaagaaaaaatgaacacAAACAGGAACatgaacaataataatgataataatgatgatgattataatgataataataataataataataataataaaatgaattatcGCAAATTTAAACATTTCACTGACTCATATGCACacaataaatttataaataatattatgaagaaaaaatgtgatttattttttaaatctaatcgtaataatattaatgttCAATCTCCAGAACAAAATTTCTATTTCAATCATTCACTGAAAAAAgttaattatataaataatttgttGGTGTATATACACTTTATAgtatttaaatatatcacGCTTTATTCCATAAATGAATGGAACGTCTTATTGTTCAAGGATATTGATGCTTATAATGTTTGTGGGATTAATAAGGATCAAAGTTTAAATAAGACATCGGCGAGCATAGTATCACCTGACAATATGGGAGATGTGAATAATGTAATTGAGGATGATAATAAAGGTGACCATcctaataataataataataataataacaacaacaacaacaacaacaacagCAACAACAATAACAATCATGTTAATAAGGATGATACTAATGGGGAGGGTGCTATAAGTGCACAAATAAATGATCAGAATGGTTTAGCACAAAATAAGAGCACATGTGAAATTCCCTTGATGGGCAATTTCCATTTAGATGATTATAAAATAGAAAAGTTGAACCCTCttaatatgaatgaaaataatacaatagatataaattattatgaatatgtAATTGAACCGtttgattttttattttatgacCAGGTTTATAACGagatatataattatttagaAATGTTAAAAAATCAAAGTTTATTTCAAAACGATgaaaacaataataataataataataataataataacaactTTAGTggttataataattgtgGTGATGGTAATTCTCAATATATAAGACAGTTACCTTTTCAGTATTACGAATTTATGGAAATTTTAACAAAAGAAGTTATAAATGTACGTGATTTAATTTATcgtaataaatatgtaagatatcttttttattacatttatagaaacaataaaaataatttactAGAAGgtataaacaaaatattttttttagaaaagaataaagtgttattatataaaatacaaaCAAAATTAAGATACAACATTTTTGTGACGCGCTTTTTAGAAAACAATGGTTTGTCTACAACAAATGAAgaggaaaaagaaaagcaaaaaaaaatcagCTTTGTAGAAGCAAAgaataaattatttgaCAGTATGtttaatgaatataatatatattataatgagtatatgaaaaatgttgaaaaatataatttggttaaaaagaatgtttttaatattgaggaaaaaaaatttacctatataaaaaaaaaaattaatatatattcggattattttgaacatatgaaaaaaaagttgGCTgtagaaaattatattccACATGAACGTTTTGAGGAAAAGATTGATGAGCACCAAATTGGAAtgaataatgataataatgatgataatgatgataatgataatgatgataataataataatgataataataatgataataataataataataataatgataataatgatgataatgatgataataataataatgataataatgatgataataataataatgataataatgatgataataataataatgatgtgtttaaaaatattaatttggTAGAATAtgagaaagaaaaaattgaaTTTGATGTACCCTTCAATTATGTCGAATTTTTATACGATAGGAATTATGCgttaattataaatagtgaaaaaaacaattctagaaaattaaaagctgcatatatagtaaataagaatttaaaaaataaagaaaatattttaataataacatctatattaaatataatgaaatggaaaagtttgttttttacatttagtaatataacaatatataaaaatgaagaaaatataattgaGAATAAGGTAGAAcatagaaataataatttaattatatgtatagaTTTTTTGCCTAAAACTTTGAATGTTACATgtgatattattatattagaTATGTgtcattttaatataataaatcaaatTAGTATATTGAATGAATTGtgttttttaaattataaaaaaaaaatattaatatttaataatatatgtgataATTGGAATTTTATATCGTCCttatttttgttaaataatccattttttaataaatgtttttttgataatatCCAGATGAATTATAGTGAAGATGATAAGaaaagtataaataatatgatgttagattttatttttcatttttgtattttgaataaacaaaagaatgtatttttaataaaagatcaaataaaagaacaaaatataaatcttaatataaaagatgatgaacaatatgatatttgtaaaaataatgataataataatgatgataaattattacaattaaataatgaaaaagaaataaaaaaaaaggcaaatttgttttttatattaacatatatgaGTGGTGTacaaaaatgtatatatgatCATGCTGATGAAAAACATAAAAGAGATACATGTATACAtccattattattgttaaaTGAAGACTTATTTTTACTAAAagattttaatatttcagaaaaatttgaaatattaaaaaatattataaaaaaatgtatcttaataaaaaagaaaattgtCATATGTTATTCTGGagatgaaaaaatattgaaacttataaaaatattattacatttatatgGATTAAATGATTTTAATGCAATTACATATTTTACATTACCTAACAATAATCaagaacaaaaagaaaattcaaataatctagatatatatgatgtatccataataattaatgaTCATATATCCTtcttaaaatatttcaaaaatgtagatataacatgttattttttaatatccACATTTACCAAGGAAGAAGATGaattattacaattataTGGTCATGAAATGaaagaattatatttttataaaaaaaaaaaacaagaaaTAATGAAATCAAATAAATCACATAGAGATTCCTTTTATagatattatttaaataatctTATATCTGATACTGATGAACAATTCTTAAtgtttaatattattgatcaaaaggaaaaaatatattgtaatGTTAATTACAACGAGATGGTCTTACCTACATGTTTTGTTTCCTCTATTTCGGACCCCCACCAGGCCACTCAATATTCCG AACACTGGAAGGATATAAAGGATGCTCATAACTTCTGGAACTTTAACACGTTTAgtaaaaacaaaataaatttttacttgaacagaaaaaatacaatatatgataaatatgaaaatgtG atttattattatttggaAAATCCCATGAAGGAGAGAAATGTTTTCAATGGTTGCATATCCGTAGCATTAGAAGACATAATCCAAGAATTGAATAGAAAAAAGGAACTTAACGATTTCgatgaaatgaaaaaaaatgttttattaaatatacaGCAGAAAGCtaataaaaaacatttCACTTCTGTTCGTAAAGTCGAAAAAATTTTATCCAAATTTttagaagaaaataaaagtaaatCCTTTGATCAGTTTTTAAAG GGTTGTGAAGCATACGGACAGATTATAAGCAAGTGcaaagaaaaattatttgttaCCTTCAACAAAACATACAACGTCCAATTTAAAAACTTTGAAGATTTCTGGTGTGAtgatgaaaagaaaagaaaagaaaagtggaaaaaattatgggatatgaatgaaaaaaatgaatatgaGAAGGAAAGCAATTTATTGTTCAATGTGTGTAATGAAAAAAGTGATTTAACTGATTTTTCTAAGAGTAGTAGTTTTGATAAATCAAAAGGTGATGCAAATTTAAAcgaaaagaaaaattttaGAATAAGATTATCATCACAATTattagaagaaaaagatcTGGATCAATTATATCATGGAAACAAAAAAGTATGTTTGTTAAATGATTCTACtgaaaaagataaaaagaCATGTTTATACAATGAAAGAAAAGAGgaatga